Proteins found in one Paenibacillus dendritiformis genomic segment:
- a CDS encoding response regulator: MEHRTQEKPSIKVLLADDHQLFREGLKRILNMEDDLEVIGECGDGIQVVEFCNKEVPDVVLMDINMPVENGVVATERLRDIFPDVKVIILSIHDDESYVFETLRKGASGYLLKDMEAESLINAIRSVVSGYAFIHPKVTGKLIQQLRRMTILDGHGVVSNQSSHDSGVRFVAAEDNPLTRREAEVLRLMAEGKSNKMIGEYLFISEKTVKNHVSSILQKMEVDDRTQAVINSIKNGWVTL; this comes from the coding sequence ATGGAGCATCGAACACAGGAAAAGCCTAGCATCAAAGTACTCCTTGCTGACGATCATCAGCTTTTTCGCGAAGGGTTGAAGCGGATCTTGAACATGGAGGACGATCTGGAAGTCATCGGGGAATGCGGCGATGGGATTCAGGTTGTGGAATTCTGCAACAAGGAAGTTCCAGACGTTGTCCTGATGGACATCAATATGCCGGTGGAGAACGGCGTCGTTGCAACTGAGCGTCTTCGCGATATTTTCCCGGATGTCAAAGTCATCATTCTATCCATTCATGACGACGAGAGCTATGTATTCGAGACGCTGCGCAAGGGCGCATCCGGGTACCTGCTCAAGGATATGGAAGCCGAGTCGCTGATCAACGCGATCCGTTCGGTTGTCAGCGGCTATGCGTTCATTCATCCGAAGGTGACGGGCAAGCTGATTCAACAGCTGCGGCGAATGACGATTCTGGATGGGCATGGCGTCGTGAGCAATCAATCCTCCCATGATTCGGGCGTGCGCTTCGTGGCAGCGGAAGACAACCCGCTTACTCGCCGTGAGGCGGAAGTGCTCCGTCTGATGGCGGAAGGCAAGAGCAACAAGATGATTGGCGAATACTTGTTCATCAGCGAGAAGACAGTCAAGAACCATGTCAGCAGTATTCTGCAAAAAATGGAGGTTGACGATCGCACGCAAGCGGTCATTAACTCCATTAAAAACGGCTGGGTCACTTTGTAA
- a CDS encoding sensor histidine kinase: MDNQVGNIDRVIKNAIKVMEESKYQIFEILDSSRNEAVTMSHELQEVLNQTAEICDKVDELERKYRLARLRLTEVSRDFVRYTEEDIKLAYEKATQLQLELMIYREKEGYLKTRRDDLQKRLRAVEGSIERAETIGSQMSVALEYLSGDLGQVTRILESAKNRQLLGLKIILAQEEERKRIAREIHDGPAQSLANLVLRTEIVERMITKQDFQSVKNEIVDLRSQVRFGLEEIRKIIYNLRPMALDDLGLVPTLRKFIHDYEEKNRIRTSFEIRGHERRLKSAMEAAIYRLVQEAFTNAAKHGHPTNVTCELTYEPEEVRVVVRDNGFGFKLDSLEVKSKEHMHFGLLGMKERVELLEGHMEIYSAENRGTRIVIQIPTNVEKREE; encoded by the coding sequence GTGGACAATCAGGTCGGAAACATTGATCGCGTGATTAAGAACGCCATCAAAGTCATGGAAGAAAGCAAATATCAAATATTTGAAATATTGGATTCCTCCCGGAATGAAGCCGTCACGATGAGCCATGAGCTTCAGGAAGTGTTGAATCAGACGGCGGAAATTTGCGATAAAGTGGACGAGCTGGAACGGAAATATCGTCTGGCTCGTTTGCGTTTGACCGAGGTAAGCCGTGACTTTGTCCGCTACACGGAAGAGGATATTAAGCTAGCTTATGAGAAAGCAACGCAGTTGCAGCTGGAACTGATGATATACCGTGAGAAGGAAGGCTACCTGAAGACCCGCAGGGACGATCTGCAGAAGCGGCTGCGCGCCGTGGAAGGATCGATTGAACGTGCGGAGACGATTGGCTCCCAGATGAGCGTGGCGCTGGAATATCTGTCCGGAGATCTGGGACAAGTGACCCGCATTCTGGAATCGGCGAAGAATCGCCAGCTTCTCGGCCTGAAGATTATTCTGGCCCAGGAAGAGGAGCGCAAGCGAATCGCCCGGGAGATACATGACGGTCCTGCTCAGTCACTGGCCAATCTAGTGCTGAGGACGGAAATTGTAGAAAGAATGATAACGAAGCAGGATTTTCAGTCGGTGAAGAACGAAATAGTAGATTTACGATCGCAAGTGCGATTCGGTCTGGAGGAAATCCGGAAGATTATATACAATTTGCGGCCGATGGCCCTCGATGATTTGGGGCTGGTGCCGACATTGCGCAAGTTCATTCATGATTATGAGGAGAAGAACCGGATTCGAACCTCCTTCGAGATTCGGGGTCATGAGCGCCGGTTGAAGTCGGCGATGGAGGCGGCCATCTACAGGCTGGTACAGGAGGCATTCACCAATGCGGCCAAGCATGGGCATCCGACGAACGTGACCTGTGAATTGACCTATGAGCCGGAGGAGGTGCGGGTTGTCGTCCGGGATAACGGGTTCGGCTTCAAGCTGGATTCCCTGGAGGTCAAGTCGAAGGAACATATGCATTTCGGTCTGCTGGGGATGAAGGAGCGTGTCGAACTGCTCGAAGGCCACATGGAGATCTATTCCGCCGAGAATCGCGGCACGCGAATCGTGATACAAATTCCGACAAATGTGGAGAAGAGAGAGGAGTAA